In Sciurus carolinensis unplaced genomic scaffold, mSciCar1.2, whole genome shotgun sequence, the following proteins share a genomic window:
- the LOC124974176 gene encoding dual specificity protein phosphatase 19-like: MHSLSQEIKAFSRNNLRKQCTRVTTLTGKKIIETWKDARIHVVEEVEPSEGVGCGYVQDLSSDLQVGVIKPWLLLGSQDAAHDLDVLKKHKNVLNSLNKQKCRMVWFLFIVMQGFPGLLQL, from the exons ATGCACTCCCTTAGCCAGGAAATTAAAGCATTCTCCCGGAATAATCTCAGGAAGCAATGCACCAGGGTGACAACGCTaactggaaagaaaattatagaaacatGGAAAGATGCCAGAATCCATGTTGTGGAAGAAGTAGAGCCGAGCGAGGGGGTTGGTTGTGGTTATGTGCAGGACCTTAGCTCGGACCTGCAAGTTGGCGTTATTAAGCCATGGTTGCTTCTGGGGTCACAAGATGCTGCTCATGATCTGGATGTACTGAAAAAGCACAAG aatgttttgAATTCATTGAACAAGCAAAAATGCAGGATGGTGTGGTTCTTGTTCATTGTAATGCAGGGGTTTCCCGGGCTGCTGCAATTGTAA